A single region of the Chionomys nivalis chromosome 5, mChiNiv1.1, whole genome shotgun sequence genome encodes:
- the LOC130874287 gene encoding 60S ribosomal protein L32-like, giving the protein MAALRPLVKPKIVKKRTKKFIRHQSDRYVKIKRNWRKPRGIDNRVRRRFKGQILMPNIGYGSNKKTKHMLPSGFRKFLVHNVKELEVLLMCNKSYFAEIAHNVSSKNRKAIVERAAQLAIRVTNPNARLRSEENE; this is encoded by the coding sequence ATGGCTGCCCTCCGGCCTCTGGTGAAGCCCAAGATCGTCAAAAAGAGGACCAAGAAGTTCATCCGGCACCAGTCAGACCGATATGTCAAAATTAAGCGAAACTGGCGGAAACCCAGAGGTATTGACAACAGGGTGCGGAGAAGATTCAAGGGCCAGATCCTGATGCCCAACATTGGTTATGGGagcaacaagaaaaccaagcacaTGCTGCCTAGCGGCTTCCGGAAGTTTCTGGTACACAATGTCAAGGAGCTGGAGGTGCTGCTGATGTGCAACAAGTCTTACTTTGCTGAGATTGCTCACAATGTTTCCTCCAAGAACCGAAAAGCCATCGTGGAAAGAGCAGCACAGCTGGCCATCAGAGTCACCAATCCCAACGCCAGGCTGCGCAGCGAAGAGAATGAGTAG